TACACTTTCTTCACTTGAGGATGAGATTGGATCTGATCCATATTCCCTTCCGCTAACACATGCCCTTGATGCAGCACTGTGACTTGATCGGCAATCGAACGCACGAACTCCATGTCGTGTTCCACCACCACTACCGAGTGCTTACCCGCTAACGATTTCAACAATTCGGCGGTGCGATCCATTTCTTGATGCGTCATACCCGCCACAGGCTCATCCACCAGCAATAACTTTGGCTTTTGCATTAATAACATGCCGATTTCTAGCCACTGTTTTTGTCCATGCGATAAAGCGCCAGCCAGTAAACCTCGACACTGTTCAAGACCAATCAACGACAGCACGCCATCAATTTCATCACTCTGCTCACCTGATAATTTGGCGCGAAAGGTAGACCATGCTGTGCGTGCGCCTGTCATGGCCAATTCAAGGTTATGCCATACGGTTAGGCTTTCAAATACCGTTGGTTTTTGGAATTTACGACCAATCCCCGCGTTGGCGATGGCTGCTTCGTCCATAGTTAACAAGTTCGTCTTTGAACCTAACCACACCTGCCCCTGATCCGGACGTGTCTTGCCAGTAATGATGTCCATCATGGTGGTTTTTCCGGCGCCGTTTGGACCGATGATGCATCGCAATTCCCCTTCTTTTATGTACAAATTCAAATCGTTAATCGCTTTAAATCCATCAAAAGAAACTGACACCCCTTCCATGTACAACATGATGTTGTGGCGAGTATCAATCAGTGGATGATTAACGGGCTTTAAAAAATCAAATACTTCATCGCGGCGGGTAAATTTTTCGAAACCTTCACCCACTCGGCGAAATGGTGTGACAACCGAATCTAATGCGCTCATGAGTGGGCCTCCTTATTATTTTGACTAGAGCTTTGAGATGAGTTTTCAAATGAAGCAGAAGGCTCAGATTTATTGGCCCACTTTTCCGATAGAGCTCCCATCACACCCTTTGGCAAGTACATAGTCGATAACACGAAAATGCCACCGAGTGCGAATAACCACACATCTGGAAATTCCACCGTGAACCAGCTCTTGGCGTAGTTAATGATCAAGGCACCCACAATCGCACCAAATAAAGTTGCGCGACCGCCCAGTGCTACCCATACCACAATTTCAATCGAGTTGATTGGCGCAAATTGCGCAGCGCTAGTACTGCCCGCTTGAGTCACATACAGTGCACCAGCAATACCCGCTAATACTGCAGACAATACGAACACCCATAACTTGATGCTATCGACATCGTAACCAGTAAAACGAGTACGAGATTCCGCATCACGAATCGCCACCGCTACGCGCCCTAGTCGGCTAGAAATCACCAAACGGCAAATCAAATAGCCAATAATCACAGCGGCAATCGTCGTCACTAACAAACCAACTTTGGTGGTGTCTTGCTCAAGGCTAAATCCGAGTACATCTTTAAATCCGGTTAAGCCACTGCTGCCGCCGAATCCCATTTCATTACGAGAGAAAGCCAGCATCAGCGCGTAAGTCAGTGCTTGCGTCATAATGGAAAGATAAACACCGGAAACACGCGAACGGAACGCAAGATAACCAAAGACAAATGCCAATACGCCCGGCACTAACATGATCATCAAGGCTGTAAAAGCAAAGTGATCAAAGCCATGCCAAAACCACGGCAACTCTTGCCAATTGAGCGATACCATAAAATCTGGCAGCAATGGGTTACCATAAACGCCGCGATCACCAATTTCGCGAGTGAGGTACATCCCCATTGCGTAGCCGCCAAGTGCGAAAAACGCGCCGTGACCTAGGCTTAAAATGCCTAAGTAACCCCAGATCAAATCCACCGCTAACGCCACTAACGCATAAGACAAATATTTGCCCATTTGTGTCACGGTAAATGAACTTAAATGCAGCGGGTTCCCTTCTGGCACCACAAGATTAAGCACGGGCACCACCACCGCCAGCAGCAATAAAAAGATAATGGTGATCTTGCCGCCTTTATCCGACGCCATGAAAGAGCGTCGCGCAGCAAAACCAGACGGATTGGGTGTTCCATGAATTGATTGAGAAGTCATAACTGTCATACCGCCCCCTTATTCCGCAGCTCGGCCACGTTGAGGGAACAAACCCTTCGGACGCTTTTGAATAAATAGAATGATGAATACCAACACCAGAATTTTCGCCAGTACCGCGCCAGCCCAAGGTTCCAAAATTTTGTTGAACAAACCAAGGCTTAAACCTGCCACCAGCGTGCCCCACAAGTTACCCACGCCGCCGAATACCACCACCATAAACGAATCGATGATGTAGTTTTGCCCCATGTTCGGACCCACGTTGGTTAACTGCGATAACGCCACACCCGCGACGCCCGCAATGCCAGAACCCAAACCAAAAGTCATGGCATCAACTCGCTCAGAACGCACGCCCATCGCTCGCGCCATCGCACGGTTTTGAGAGACAGCACGAACTTGTAGACCCAGCGGGGTTTTCTTCAAAATAGCGACCAGCGCCAGAAACACCATGAAGCAGAAAATGATGATGTAAAGACGGTTATAAGTGAGAGATAACATAGGGTTAATGCTAAGCGCACCCGACATCCAATCTGGGGTACTGACCGAGCGGTTTAACGGAGAGAAAATACTGCGTACTGCTTGTTGAAGAATCAGACTAATACCAAATGTGGCTAATAGGGTTTCCAGTGGTCGACCATATAAGCGGCGGATGACACTACGTTCGATCACAATCCCAACCAGTCCCGATACCACAAACGCCGCTGGAATAGATAGCAACAAAGCCAGCCCTATATTGTTTGGCATAATTTGCTGGATCACGTAAGTGGTGTACGCGCCAATCATGATCAGCTCGCCGTGCGCCATGTTGATCACGCCCATCACACCGAAGGTGATTGCAAGGCCAATCCCCGCTAATACCAATACCGAGCCTAGGCTCAAGCCAAAGAAGACGGTTTCAACACCACCGTAGAATTTTTGTTTTTGCTGATAAGTATTCAAAGCCAACTGCGCTGCTTGTTTGACTTCATCTTGCGCATCGCTATGAATAATTTGGCTTAAAATGCCATACACTTCCGATTGCTTTGATTGACCAATCACTTCAATCGCAGCGACTTTTTCATTTGCATTGTCACTGGTTTGCACTTGGTTCATGGCTAACGCTAATTCAATTGCAGATTGCACATCGGCATTGCTTTCAGAAGCCAGTTGGGTATGCATTTTTTCGATGGTTTTCGCGTTGGTTGTGCCTAATAAGCTATTGACGGCTTGCAAACGAATAATAGGATCATTCGCGCTCACATCAATACGTGCAATCACATCACGAATGTCAGAACGAAGCGAGTTATTGGTGCGCACTTTGGAAAAATCGCGAGTGTTATCGATGGTCGCGTCTTTAGCATCAAATAAGGCCGTCGCGGTTTGTCCTGTTTTTAAGGATGGAATAACGAACAAGGCATCATCAGACTTTCTAAAATATAAATCGCCCTCTAACCAAGGCGTTAAAATGTTTTTGGCTTGTTCGGTATCAGAAGATTGAGATAACCACTCAATCGCATCTTGTTTATCACTGCTTTTTTTCGACAGCAAAGCGGTTTTCACATCCGATAATGATTGAAGTTCAGCCGCGCTAGATAAAGAGCTCCAGCAGGCAAAACACAACATCATTATTAGGAGTAATAATTGATTTATTGGTTTTATTATCATGTTTTCATCCGTGGCAGAAATTAAATCTGAATCCTTTCTAATTGCCCACCTTGAGTGCTCTGTAAACACACACCAAGGTGGGCATTGGAGCAAATATTATTCGGTCACCTCACCTAAACATTTCTTCGTTTCCGTGTTGTAGCTGCCGCACATAACAGGCTTAGTCCAATCTGAAATCAGGTTAGCTGAGCTCGGTAAGAAGTCAGACCAAGCATCGCCTTTCACTTCTTTTTCCGTTTCCCATACCACATCAAATTGGCCGTTATCTTGGATCTCACCAATCACAACCGGTTTGGTAATGTGATGGTTCGCTAACATGGTTGCAGTGCCGCCAGTGAGGTTTGGCGTCGACATGCCAATGATGGCTTCACTGACTTTATCGGTATCGGTTGTGCCGGCTTTTTCTACCGCTTTCACCCACAAGTTAAAGCCAATGTAAGTCGCTTCCATTGGATCGTTGGTCACACGTTTGTCGTCTTTGATGTATTTGTGCCAAGTATCAATGAAAGTTTCATTCGCTTCATAATCGACACTCATGAAGTAGTTCCACGCCGCTAAGTGACCCACTAAAGCTGATGTATCCATACCAGAAAGCTCTTCTTCACCAACAGAGAATGCAATCACTGGAATGTCTTCTGATGACACACCTTGCGCTGCGAGCTCTTTATAGAAAGGCACGTTAGCATCACCGTTGATGGTTGAAACGACTGCGGTTTTCTTACCTTCTGAACCGAATTTCTTGATATTTGAAACGATGGATTGCCAATCAGAATGGCCGAATGGGGTGTAATTCACCATCACGTCAGCATCGGCAATGCCTTTACTTTTCAAGTAAGCGGCTAAGATTTTGTTGGTGGTGCGAGGATAAACATAATCAGTACCAGCTAGGACAAAACGTTGAACACCTAACTCATTAATTAAGTAATCCACCGCAGGAATCGCTTGTTGATTTGGCGCAGCGCCAGTGTAGAAAATGTTTTTCGAAGACTCTTGGCCTTCATATTGAACTGGGTAGAACAGAATGCTGTTGTCTTGTTCAAACACTGGTAACATGGCTTTACGCGACGCCGATGTCCAACCGCCAAATGTCACCGCCACTTTATTTTTTTCAATCAACTCACGCGCTTTTTCAGCATACATTGGCCAATTAGATGCAGGGTCAACCACTACAGGTTCTAATTGCTTACCTAGCACGCCGCCCTTTTTATTTTGCTCTTCAATCAGCATTAAAACAGTATCTTTTAAAGTGGTTTCACTGATCGCCATGGTGCCCGACAAAGAGTGCAGCACACCGACTTTTATCGTATCTGCCGCTTGAACACTAAAAGCACATGCTGAAATAGCAGCGCTTGCCGCGATCAGCTTTAAGCGAGTTTTAAGGGATTGAGGTTTGTTTTGCATAAGTATCGCTCCTTGATTGAGAACTTATTCAGTCTGTAGATAACACTTAAATGAGCAAAGAGCGTGCCAGAGAAATAATCTATTGATTTAAAATAAATTGTTCAGATTGGTGCAATCACAAAGAATAGAATTGTTCATTTTTGGTGCATATTTTTTAGCCGATTCACCAAAAAAGTGATATGAGTCGTAAGAGGAATGAGATGGATGTAAAACTGCACTAGATCAGGGAATTAAGATCCTCGTTATAAATACTTCACACCAATGTAACAAAATGTGACTACCGTTAAATTCTTCTTATTCAAAAGGACTTAACGAATGAAACCATTAACTTTATTAGCGATATCACTGAGTACTCTGTTTGCAGTGTCAACGCAGGCGGCTTTAACGCCTAATCAAGCCAAAGTAATGGCGATGCAATCAGGTACTCAACTCCCTTATAACGTGATGAAAAGTGATATTCCTGACGCAGAACGTGCAGGTAAGACTCTGGAATTACGTAATGGCGCATTCGGTTCTGATATGGCGGCAGATCCTAGAAATCCAAACCGATTTTATGCGCTCACTGACCGTGGGCCGAACGCAGATATTAAAGGGCAATATGGCAAAGGAAAGATTTTCCCAACACCAGATTACACTCCTAGAATTGGTCACTTTGAAATACAAACAGATGGCAGTATCCAGCTTATTAACACCATTTTGCTTAAAGATACCTCTGGCAATGTGATTACAGGTTTACCCAATACCGCCAATCTTGGTGGCACAGGAGAAACGCCTTACCAACTGGATGGTCAGCCCGTTACCATCGATGCATCCAAACCATTTGATAAAACAAATAACCCAGTAAAATTGGATGACTTTGGCCTAGATAGTGAAGGCTTAGTTGCCCTGTCTGATGGTACCTTCTGGGTCAGTGATGAGTATGGTCCTCACATTGTGCACTTTGATGCTTCAGGCAAAGAAATCGGCCGTATTAATGCCTTCACACAAGACTCTCGTGATGTTTTTCATTTACCCGCTGAGTTTGCCAACCGACGAGCAAACCGTGGCATGGAGGGTCTCGCGGTAAGTAAAGATGAAAAAACTCTGATCGGCATTATGCAATCGAGCATGGCAAACCCGACGAAAAAGCAACAAGATCTCGATTTAACTCGTATTGTGACGGTTAACCTTGAAACGGGCAAAATTGGCCAATATCTCTATCATCAAGATAAAAATGGCAACTCAAACTCAGGGATAAAATCTCTCGGTAATCAACAATTTGTTGTGATTGAGCGTGATGGTAAATTTTTAAATCAAGACGCGAATGCCCAGAAAGACATTTACCGTATTGATTTACGTAACGCGACAGATTTAGAAGCATTGCCTTCTAATGATCATCTCAAACAAGACGAAAAATTGGGCTTGATGATTGATGGAAAAACCGTTGAACAGTTTGTTCAGGACAATGGTTGGGACGCACTAAAGCAATATGGTATTCAACCCGCTGAAAAGACACTGCTGGTGAACCTTGCTAAAACCATACACTACCCTCACGACAAACTAGAGGGGATGTGGGTAATTGATGATTCACATATTGGCGTCTTAAACGATGATGATTTCGCCATTGCACCCGCAGGGAAAAATCAAGTCACACAAAAATATCTAACGCCAGACCGCATTGACGGCAGTACGCTTTACATCGTTGGTGATTTGGATTTAAAAGCTCAATAATGTAGCTCCTTAAAGGTGTACACAGCTTCGATAAATCCCATCACAGGCTTCAATTAATTTCTCAGCCAGCAACTTACCTTGCTGGCTGAGTTGTTGTTGAGCATGAAGAATGAGTTCTAATGGTGCAATATTCGGCAAGCCGTCTTGTTCTGTCAGCACTTGGTGTAAAGACGTCACTAAACGACTTGGTAATAAAGAAATCCCTAACCCTGCTTCTACTGCGCACCCAACGCCAGATAAACTGGTAGTGATGTACGCCATGCGCCAATGTTTACCGAGTGAATCAAAGGTATGCGCCATTTCACTTCGATATAGACCCGTGCTCGGCAGCCCAACCAGCGGAATAGTTTGTTGCTGTAAGTTTTGCGCGTCTTTGCCGTCAATCCAACTCAAAGGCTCTAGCCATTTAGCGATACCGGTGGCTTGCTCTGGCCGATGTTTTACTAAGGCTAGATCCAATTCCCCTTTGTTAAACTGATGCCAAATATCACTGCACATTCCGCTTTTAACTTCCAAACGTACCTCAGGAAACGCCTGAGCAAATAACGATAAGGTTGGCATCAGCTCATGAGTGGCGAAGTCTTCTGGCACGCCTAATTTAATTGGTCTTTGCTCAGCACTGACAACCGTTTCCGCAATCGCATCTTCCATCATGGCGAGAATACGTCGCGCATGGGAAACAATGCGTTCCCCTTCTAATGTGGGCGTTGCAAAGCGCTTTTTGCGTACTAACAATTCGCACCCGAGTTGCGCTTCTAATTTACGAATCTGCTGGCTAATAGTGGATTGCGTTAAGTGTGTACTGTCTGCTGCGCGAGTAAAACTGCCAGTATCGACCACCGCAACTAAACTGCGTAATAAAATAGGATCCAATGTCGTATTCATTTTCCACTTCCATGTAAGAGCCATCTACCAGTCATACTATTTAATTTTCCACTGATAGTAATTAAATTATTTAATTTTTAAATTTTAAATGTGAGGCGCATAATCAAACACAATAGAAAATCATTGCGACAATGACGTCTTTTTCGCTCTATCTCTTGTACGAAGGATCACAAGATATGACTAATAAACACACTTATTACTCACCTCAAGGTGGGTTGCCTCCACAAACTCAACTCCTCACCGACCGCGCGGTATTAACCGATGCGTTTGCCATTATTCCTAAAGGCGTATACAGCGACATCGTGACCAGCTTTCTGCCCTTTTGGCAAGGCATGCGCATGTGGGTGATTGCGCGTCCATTGAGTGGATTTTCTGAAACCTTCTCTCAATACATCGTTGAGATTGAACCTGACGGTGGCTCAGAGCGCCCAGAACTTGACCCTTCAGCGCAAGGCGTATTGTTTGTGGTGGCTGGTGAAATGGACATCACGATTGAAGGGAAACCTCACCACATGACTGAAGGTGGCTACGCTTATCTGCCGCCAGAGTGTAACTGGACTATCAAAAATAACGGTAACACACCCGTGAAATTCCATTGGGTACGTAAAGCCTATCAATATGTAGAAGGGTTAGACGTTCCAGAAGCGTTTGTTACCAACGAAAATGACATTGAACCGATTCCTATGCCAGACACCAATGATGCATGGGCAACCACACGCTTTGTCGATTCAACCGATATGCGCCACGACATGCACGTCAATA
The Vibrio gangliei genome window above contains:
- the urtD gene encoding urea ABC transporter ATP-binding protein UrtD produces the protein MSALDSVVTPFRRVGEGFEKFTRRDEVFDFLKPVNHPLIDTRHNIMLYMEGVSVSFDGFKAINDLNLYIKEGELRCIIGPNGAGKTTMMDIITGKTRPDQGQVWLGSKTNLLTMDEAAIANAGIGRKFQKPTVFESLTVWHNLELAMTGARTAWSTFRAKLSGEQSDEIDGVLSLIGLEQCRGLLAGALSHGQKQWLEIGMLLMQKPKLLLVDEPVAGMTHQEMDRTAELLKSLAGKHSVVVVEHDMEFVRSIADQVTVLHQGHVLAEGNMDQIQSHPQVKKVYLGE
- the urtC gene encoding urea ABC transporter permease subunit UrtC; its protein translation is MTSQSIHGTPNPSGFAARRSFMASDKGGKITIIFLLLLAVVVPVLNLVVPEGNPLHLSSFTVTQMGKYLSYALVALAVDLIWGYLGILSLGHGAFFALGGYAMGMYLTREIGDRGVYGNPLLPDFMVSLNWQELPWFWHGFDHFAFTALMIMLVPGVLAFVFGYLAFRSRVSGVYLSIMTQALTYALMLAFSRNEMGFGGSSGLTGFKDVLGFSLEQDTTKVGLLVTTIAAVIIGYLICRLVISSRLGRVAVAIRDAESRTRFTGYDVDSIKLWVFVLSAVLAGIAGALYVTQAGSTSAAQFAPINSIEIVVWVALGGRATLFGAIVGALIINYAKSWFTVEFPDVWLFALGGIFVLSTMYLPKGVMGALSEKWANKSEPSASFENSSQSSSQNNKEAHS
- the urtB gene encoding urea ABC transporter permease subunit UrtB — its product is MIIKPINQLLLLIMMLCFACWSSLSSAAELQSLSDVKTALLSKKSSDKQDAIEWLSQSSDTEQAKNILTPWLEGDLYFRKSDDALFVIPSLKTGQTATALFDAKDATIDNTRDFSKVRTNNSLRSDIRDVIARIDVSANDPIIRLQAVNSLLGTTNAKTIEKMHTQLASESNADVQSAIELALAMNQVQTSDNANEKVAAIEVIGQSKQSEVYGILSQIIHSDAQDEVKQAAQLALNTYQQKQKFYGGVETVFFGLSLGSVLVLAGIGLAITFGVMGVINMAHGELIMIGAYTTYVIQQIMPNNIGLALLLSIPAAFVVSGLVGIVIERSVIRRLYGRPLETLLATFGISLILQQAVRSIFSPLNRSVSTPDWMSGALSINPMLSLTYNRLYIIIFCFMVFLALVAILKKTPLGLQVRAVSQNRAMARAMGVRSERVDAMTFGLGSGIAGVAGVALSQLTNVGPNMGQNYIIDSFMVVVFGGVGNLWGTLVAGLSLGLFNKILEPWAGAVLAKILVLVFIILFIQKRPKGLFPQRGRAAE
- the urtA gene encoding urea ABC transporter substrate-binding protein translates to MQNKPQSLKTRLKLIAASAAISACAFSVQAADTIKVGVLHSLSGTMAISETTLKDTVLMLIEEQNKKGGVLGKQLEPVVVDPASNWPMYAEKARELIEKNKVAVTFGGWTSASRKAMLPVFEQDNSILFYPVQYEGQESSKNIFYTGAAPNQQAIPAVDYLINELGVQRFVLAGTDYVYPRTTNKILAAYLKSKGIADADVMVNYTPFGHSDWQSIVSNIKKFGSEGKKTAVVSTINGDANVPFYKELAAQGVSSEDIPVIAFSVGEEELSGMDTSALVGHLAAWNYFMSVDYEANETFIDTWHKYIKDDKRVTNDPMEATYIGFNLWVKAVEKAGTTDTDKVSEAIIGMSTPNLTGGTATMLANHHITKPVVIGEIQDNGQFDVVWETEKEVKGDAWSDFLPSSANLISDWTKPVMCGSYNTETKKCLGEVTE
- a CDS encoding esterase-like activity of phytase family protein translates to MKPLTLLAISLSTLFAVSTQAALTPNQAKVMAMQSGTQLPYNVMKSDIPDAERAGKTLELRNGAFGSDMAADPRNPNRFYALTDRGPNADIKGQYGKGKIFPTPDYTPRIGHFEIQTDGSIQLINTILLKDTSGNVITGLPNTANLGGTGETPYQLDGQPVTIDASKPFDKTNNPVKLDDFGLDSEGLVALSDGTFWVSDEYGPHIVHFDASGKEIGRINAFTQDSRDVFHLPAEFANRRANRGMEGLAVSKDEKTLIGIMQSSMANPTKKQQDLDLTRIVTVNLETGKIGQYLYHQDKNGNSNSGIKSLGNQQFVVIERDGKFLNQDANAQKDIYRIDLRNATDLEALPSNDHLKQDEKLGLMIDGKTVEQFVQDNGWDALKQYGIQPAEKTLLVNLAKTIHYPHDKLEGMWVIDDSHIGVLNDDDFAIAPAGKNQVTQKYLTPDRIDGSTLYIVGDLDLKAQ
- a CDS encoding LysR family transcriptional regulator, which produces MNTTLDPILLRSLVAVVDTGSFTRAADSTHLTQSTISQQIRKLEAQLGCELLVRKKRFATPTLEGERIVSHARRILAMMEDAIAETVVSAEQRPIKLGVPEDFATHELMPTLSLFAQAFPEVRLEVKSGMCSDIWHQFNKGELDLALVKHRPEQATGIAKWLEPLSWIDGKDAQNLQQQTIPLVGLPSTGLYRSEMAHTFDSLGKHWRMAYITTSLSGVGCAVEAGLGISLLPSRLVTSLHQVLTEQDGLPNIAPLELILHAQQQLSQQGKLLAEKLIEACDGIYRSCVHL
- a CDS encoding bifunctional allantoicase/(S)-ureidoglycine aminohydrolase; amino-acid sequence: MTNKHTYYSPQGGLPPQTQLLTDRAVLTDAFAIIPKGVYSDIVTSFLPFWQGMRMWVIARPLSGFSETFSQYIVEIEPDGGSERPELDPSAQGVLFVVAGEMDITIEGKPHHMTEGGYAYLPPECNWTIKNNGNTPVKFHWVRKAYQYVEGLDVPEAFVTNENDIEPIPMPDTNDAWATTRFVDSTDMRHDMHVNIVTFQPGGVIPFDETHVMEHGLYVLEGKAVYHLNQQWVEVEAGDFMWLRAFCPQSCYAGGPGPFRYLLYKDVNRHMPFIRPKN